The Acropora palmata chromosome 10, jaAcrPala1.3, whole genome shotgun sequence genome contains a region encoding:
- the LOC141895559 gene encoding uncharacterized protein LOC141895559 isoform X3, protein MGDGVTRINVKQAQSVAMTTVSSTAGTSQGVPPPYSPPPYNQQIGAVQAAPVGSPYGYNQQFAPVQAAPVGYNQQFAPVQAPPVGGYFNPNPAPVVTNNTYTQQVVEVTVPKTNVVVVEPPERNFYFYCFDCSGDYQWYDLRGKGFCWIFLLLLLWLTVGCVIAAVIVLWFVVACLAATSDND, encoded by the exons ATGGGCGATGGTGTAACAAGGATTAATGTCAAGCAAGCACAAAGTGTTGCAATGACAACAGTATCGTCTACAGCAGGAACGTCACAGGGAGT tccGCCGCCCTATAGTCCGCCGCCATATAACCAACAAATTGGAGCAGTGCAGGCAGCTCCTGTGGG ttcaCCCTATGGCTATAACCAACAATTTGCACCAGTGCAGGCAGCTCCCGTAGG CTATAACCAACAATTTGCACCAGTGCAGGCACCTCCTGTAGG TGGTTATTTCAACCCAAATCCGGCACCGGTTGTAACAAACAACACGTACACTCAGCAGGTGGTGGAAGTGACAGTCCCAAAAACCAATGTTGTGGTAGTTGAACCTCCTGAGCGAAACTtctatttttattgctttgacTGCTCAGGGGACTACCAATGGTATGATTTAAGAGGAAAAG GGTTTTGTTGGATTTTCCTGCTTTTGCTGCTCTGGCTTACCGTTGGTTGCGTTATAGCCGCAGTGATTGTTCTCTGGTTTGTGGTTGCATGCCTTGCGGCCACTTCCGATAATGACTGA
- the LOC141895562 gene encoding uncharacterized protein LOC141895562 isoform X2, with the protein MSSQPKVLKRQQDRLQPDHYRNFRPMASNWEQRRQLLQLLCVHPITSNLDQYSQLLRFLLGESPPYNQQVESVQPASAAPIGNLLVYPTPPILAERRSLFVLSSLCYTSNLCHLSPSSWL; encoded by the exons ATGTCAAGCCAACCCAAAGTGTTAAAACGACAGCAGGATCGTCTCCAGCCGGATCATTACAGGAACT TCCGCCCTATGGCCAGCAATTGGGAGCAACGCAGGCAGCTTCTTCAGCTCCTATGTG TGCACCCTATCACCAGCAATTTGGATCAGTACAGCCAGCTCCTGCGGTTCCTATTGGGTGAGAG TCCACCCTATAACCAACAAGTTGAATCAGTACAGCCAGCTTCTGCAGCCCCTATAGG gaATTTGCTGGTTTATCCTACTCCTCCTATTCTGGCTGAACGTCGgtctctttttgttcttaGTAGCTTGTGCTATACTTCAAATCTATGCCATTTGTCTCCTTCTTCTTGGCTCTGA
- the LOC141895562 gene encoding uncharacterized protein LOC141895562 isoform X1 yields MGDGVTRIDVKPTQSVKTTAGSSPAGSLQELPPYGQQLGATQAASSAPMCAPYHQQFGSVQPAPAVPIGPPYNQQVESVQPASAAPIGNLLVYPTPPILAERRSLFVLSSLCYTSNLCHLSPSSWL; encoded by the exons ATGGGCGATGGTGTAACAAGGATTGATGTCAAGCCAACCCAAAGTGTTAAAACGACAGCAGGATCGTCTCCAGCCGGATCATTACAGGAACT TCCGCCCTATGGCCAGCAATTGGGAGCAACGCAGGCAGCTTCTTCAGCTCCTATGTG TGCACCCTATCACCAGCAATTTGGATCAGTACAGCCAGCTCCTGCGGTTCCTATTGG TCCACCCTATAACCAACAAGTTGAATCAGTACAGCCAGCTTCTGCAGCCCCTATAGG gaATTTGCTGGTTTATCCTACTCCTCCTATTCTGGCTGAACGTCGgtctctttttgttcttaGTAGCTTGTGCTATACTTCAAATCTATGCCATTTGTCTCCTTCTTCTTGGCTCTGA
- the LOC141895559 gene encoding uncharacterized protein LOC141895559 isoform X1, which yields MGDGVTRINVKQAQSVAMTTVSSTAGTSQGVPPYGQQFGAMQAASAAPMCPPPYSPPPYNQQIGAVQAAPVGSPYGYNQQFAPVQAAPVGYNQQFAPVQAPPVGGYFNPNPAPVVTNNTYTQQVVEVTVPKTNVVVVEPPERNFYFYCFDCSGDYQWYDLRGKGFCWIFLLLLLWLTVGCVIAAVIVLWFVVACLAATSDND from the exons ATGGGCGATGGTGTAACAAGGATTAATGTCAAGCAAGCACAAAGTGTTGCAATGACAACAGTATCGTCTACAGCAGGAACGTCACAGGGAGT TCCGCCCTATGGACAGCAATTTGGAGCAATGCAAGCAGCTTCTGCAGCTCCTATGTG tccGCCGCCCTATAGTCCGCCGCCATATAACCAACAAATTGGAGCAGTGCAGGCAGCTCCTGTGGG ttcaCCCTATGGCTATAACCAACAATTTGCACCAGTGCAGGCAGCTCCCGTAGG CTATAACCAACAATTTGCACCAGTGCAGGCACCTCCTGTAGG TGGTTATTTCAACCCAAATCCGGCACCGGTTGTAACAAACAACACGTACACTCAGCAGGTGGTGGAAGTGACAGTCCCAAAAACCAATGTTGTGGTAGTTGAACCTCCTGAGCGAAACTtctatttttattgctttgacTGCTCAGGGGACTACCAATGGTATGATTTAAGAGGAAAAG GGTTTTGTTGGATTTTCCTGCTTTTGCTGCTCTGGCTTACCGTTGGTTGCGTTATAGCCGCAGTGATTGTTCTCTGGTTTGTGGTTGCATGCCTTGCGGCCACTTCCGATAATGACTGA
- the LOC141895559 gene encoding uncharacterized protein LOC141895559 isoform X2, translating into MGDGVTRINVKQAQSVAMTTVSSTAGTSQGVPPYGQQFGAMQAASAAPMCPPPYSPPPYNQQIGAVQAAPVGYNQQFAPVQAPPVGGYFNPNPAPVVTNNTYTQQVVEVTVPKTNVVVVEPPERNFYFYCFDCSGDYQWYDLRGKGFCWIFLLLLLWLTVGCVIAAVIVLWFVVACLAATSDND; encoded by the exons ATGGGCGATGGTGTAACAAGGATTAATGTCAAGCAAGCACAAAGTGTTGCAATGACAACAGTATCGTCTACAGCAGGAACGTCACAGGGAGT TCCGCCCTATGGACAGCAATTTGGAGCAATGCAAGCAGCTTCTGCAGCTCCTATGTG tccGCCGCCCTATAGTCCGCCGCCATATAACCAACAAATTGGAGCAGTGCAGGCAGCTCCTGTGGG CTATAACCAACAATTTGCACCAGTGCAGGCACCTCCTGTAGG TGGTTATTTCAACCCAAATCCGGCACCGGTTGTAACAAACAACACGTACACTCAGCAGGTGGTGGAAGTGACAGTCCCAAAAACCAATGTTGTGGTAGTTGAACCTCCTGAGCGAAACTtctatttttattgctttgacTGCTCAGGGGACTACCAATGGTATGATTTAAGAGGAAAAG GGTTTTGTTGGATTTTCCTGCTTTTGCTGCTCTGGCTTACCGTTGGTTGCGTTATAGCCGCAGTGATTGTTCTCTGGTTTGTGGTTGCATGCCTTGCGGCCACTTCCGATAATGACTGA